A stretch of Dasania marina DSM 21967 DNA encodes these proteins:
- the aceE gene encoding pyruvate dehydrogenase (acetyl-transferring), homodimeric type → MQQDKDPIETAEWIEALDDVIKHGGHDRTSFLMKVLAEHALQAGATLPAATTTPFSNTIQPQEERRMPGDLFMERRIRSLIRWNALAMVMRANDNNDGLGGHISSFSSAATLYDIGFNYFFKGNDNGPGDLIFYQGHSAPGMYARSYLEGRITEDRLDGFRREVDGNGLSSYPHPWLMPDYWQFPTVSMGLGPIQAIYQAHVMKYQQSRELLDHSDRKVWAFLGDGECDEPESLGAISLAGRERLDNLIFVVNCNLQRLDGPVRGNGKIIQELEGVFRGAGWDVIKIVWGRHWDTLLKKDKTGLLQKRMDEVCDGELQNYKANGGAYTREHFFGKYPELLELVKDLSDDDIMKLNRGGHDPYKVYAGYAQAVKSTGKPTVVLAMTVKGYGMGSSGEAQNETHSLKKLDVESLKIFRDRFAIPITDSELENVPYYRPAPDSPEMIYMKKRRDSLGGSIPSRKADFEALEVPSIEALGGQLKSSGKREISTTMSFVRTLSTLTKDKKIGERIVPIVPDEARTFGMEGMFRQLGIYSSQGQRYTPHDSDQIMFYKEDKKGQILEEGINEAGAFSAWLACATSYSNHQYPMVPFYIYYSMFGFQRIMDLAWAAGDSQARGFLLGATAGRTTLNGEGLQHQDGHSQLMANMIPNCRSYDPAYAYELTVIIQDGLQRMYQEKENCYYYITLMNENYVQPEMPLGVEAGIIKGMYLLKEAKGKAKHRVQLLGGGTILREVEAAAEILANDYAVDADIWSLTSVNELRREGMVVDRWNLLHPDQKPKVSYVAEQLAGREGPVICSTDYMKSYGEQIAPYIDARYVVLGTDGYGRSDTRAQLRRHFEVDRSFVVVAALKALADDGAIKHSVVAKAIKQLGINSEKPDPMHS, encoded by the coding sequence ATGCAGCAGGATAAGGACCCCATTGAAACGGCCGAATGGATAGAGGCTTTGGATGATGTTATTAAGCACGGGGGGCATGACCGCACCTCGTTCTTGATGAAAGTGTTAGCAGAGCACGCGTTACAAGCCGGTGCGACCTTACCTGCGGCAACGACTACCCCATTTTCAAACACCATACAGCCCCAAGAAGAACGCCGCATGCCTGGTGATTTGTTCATGGAGCGACGTATACGTTCATTAATCCGTTGGAACGCCTTGGCGATGGTGATGCGCGCCAACGATAACAATGATGGCCTAGGGGGTCATATATCGTCCTTCTCTTCGGCAGCCACCTTATACGATATAGGCTTTAACTATTTCTTTAAGGGCAACGATAATGGCCCTGGCGATTTAATTTTTTATCAAGGTCATAGTGCGCCGGGCATGTACGCCCGTTCTTATTTAGAAGGCCGCATTACTGAAGATCGATTAGACGGCTTTCGTCGCGAAGTGGATGGCAACGGCTTATCCTCTTACCCACACCCTTGGTTAATGCCTGACTACTGGCAGTTCCCCACTGTATCTATGGGCCTAGGCCCTATACAAGCGATATACCAAGCCCATGTTATGAAGTACCAGCAAAGCCGTGAGTTGCTAGATCATAGCGACCGTAAAGTCTGGGCTTTCCTAGGTGACGGTGAGTGTGACGAGCCGGAATCACTGGGTGCTATCTCACTGGCTGGCCGTGAGCGCTTAGACAACCTGATTTTTGTAGTTAACTGTAACCTACAACGTTTGGATGGCCCGGTGCGTGGCAACGGCAAAATTATCCAGGAGCTAGAAGGCGTGTTCCGCGGCGCAGGCTGGGACGTGATTAAAATAGTATGGGGTCGCCATTGGGATACCCTGCTGAAAAAAGATAAAACGGGTTTACTGCAAAAGCGCATGGACGAAGTCTGTGACGGCGAGCTGCAAAACTACAAGGCCAACGGTGGCGCGTATACCCGCGAGCACTTCTTTGGGAAATACCCCGAGTTATTAGAGTTGGTTAAAGACTTATCCGACGACGATATTATGAAGCTTAACCGTGGTGGCCACGACCCATATAAGGTTTACGCCGGTTACGCGCAAGCGGTTAAGAGCACAGGCAAACCTACCGTGGTATTAGCCATGACCGTTAAAGGTTACGGCATGGGTTCGTCGGGTGAAGCGCAAAACGAAACCCATTCGCTGAAAAAACTTGATGTAGAAAGCTTAAAAATATTCCGCGATAGATTCGCTATCCCAATTACCGATAGCGAATTAGAAAACGTACCCTACTACCGCCCCGCGCCCGATAGCCCAGAAATGATCTATATGAAAAAGCGCCGCGATAGCTTAGGGGGCAGCATCCCTTCAAGAAAGGCTGACTTTGAAGCCTTGGAAGTGCCCAGCATAGAAGCCCTAGGCGGGCAATTAAAATCCAGCGGCAAGCGTGAAATTTCTACCACCATGTCGTTTGTACGTACGCTTTCAACATTAACCAAAGATAAAAAGATAGGCGAACGCATAGTGCCTATCGTGCCGGATGAAGCGCGTACCTTTGGTATGGAAGGTATGTTCCGCCAGTTAGGAATTTACTCGTCGCAAGGCCAGCGTTATACGCCCCATGACTCAGACCAAATTATGTTCTACAAAGAAGATAAGAAAGGTCAAATTTTAGAAGAAGGTATTAACGAAGCCGGTGCGTTTTCGGCCTGGTTGGCCTGTGCAACGTCGTACAGTAATCACCAATACCCCATGGTGCCGTTTTATATTTACTATTCCATGTTTGGTTTTCAGCGCATCATGGATTTGGCTTGGGCGGCGGGTGATTCGCAAGCCCGTGGTTTCTTATTAGGTGCCACCGCTGGCCGTACCACCCTAAACGGTGAAGGCTTGCAGCACCAAGATGGCCACAGCCAATTAATGGCCAATATGATTCCTAACTGTCGTTCTTACGACCCTGCTTATGCCTACGAACTAACCGTGATTATTCAAGACGGTTTACAGCGTATGTATCAAGAGAAGGAAAACTGCTACTACTACATTACTTTAATGAACGAAAACTACGTGCAGCCAGAAATGCCGCTAGGCGTAGAAGCGGGCATTATTAAAGGTATGTATTTGTTGAAAGAAGCCAAAGGCAAGGCTAAGCACCGCGTGCAACTTCTGGGTGGTGGTACCATCCTACGCGAAGTGGAAGCCGCTGCCGAAATACTGGCCAACGATTACGCCGTAGACGCGGATATTTGGAGCCTCACCAGTGTTAACGAACTGCGTCGCGAAGGCATGGTGGTTGACCGCTGGAATCTTTTACACCCCGACCAAAAACCAAAAGTTTCCTATGTGGCTGAGCAATTAGCAGGCCGTGAAGGGCCCGTTATTTGTTCTACCGATTATATGAAATCTTACGGTGAGCAAATTGCACCCTACATAGATGCTCGTTATGTGGTGCTGGGCACCGACGGTTATGGCCGTTCTGACACCCGCGCACAGCTGCGTCGACACTTTGAAGTCGACAGAAGCTTTGTGGTGGTTGCCGCGCTTAAAGCCTTAGCCGACGACGGTGCTATCAAGCACAGCGTTGTCGCAAAAGCGATTAAGCAGTTAGGTATAAACAGCGAAAAACCTGACCCCATGCACAGCTAA